The Salvelinus alpinus chromosome 29, SLU_Salpinus.1, whole genome shotgun sequence region gagttttaatatagccaattggaatttgttgtctgtatatttgatcatttcattaaggataccatcaacaccacaggcctttttgggttggagggtttttattttgtcctgtaactcattcaaggtaattggagaatccagtgggttctggtagtctttaatggttgattctaggatttgtatttgatcatgtatatgtttttgctctttattctttgttatagagccaaaaagattggagaagtggtttacccatacatctccattttggatagataattcttcgtgttgttgtttgtttagtgttttccaattttcccagaattggttagagtctatggattcttcaattacattgagctgatttctgacgtgctgttccttctttttccgtagtgtatttctgtattgttttagtgattcaccatagtgaaggcgtagactcaggttttccgggtctctatgtttttggttggacaggtttctcaatttatttcttagatttttgcattctttatcaaaccatttgtcattgttgttcagtttcttcggttttctatttgagatttttagatttgatagggaagctgagaggtcaaatatactgttaagattttctactgccaagtttacaccttcactattgcagtggaacgttttacccaggaagttgtctaaaagggattgaatttgctgttgcctaattgttttttggtaggtttccaaactgcattccttccatctatagcatttcttaatgttactcagttcctttggctttgatgcctcatgattgagtattgctctgttcaagtagactgtgattttgctgtggtctgataggggtgtcagtgggctgactgtgaacgctctgagagactctgggttgaggtcagtgataaagtagtctacagtgctactgccaagagatgagctataggtgtacctaccataggagtcccctcgaagcctaccattgactatgtacatacccagcgtgcgacagagctgcaggagttgtgacccgtttttgttggttatgttgtcatagttgtgcctaggtgggcatatgggggagggaatgctgtcacctccaggtaggtgtttgtccccctgtgtgctgagggtgtcaggttcctgtccagttctggcatttaggtcgccacagactaatacatgtccctgggcctggaaatgattgatttccccctccaggatggagaagctgtcttcattaaagtatggggattctagtggggggatataggtagcacacaggaggacatttttctctgttaagatcatttccttttgaatttctagccaaatgtaaaatgttcctgttttgattaatttaatggagtgagttaggtctgctctataccaaattagcattccccctgagtcccttccctgtttcacacctggtagtttggtggatgggactaccagctctctgtaacctagagggcaaccagtgggtccgtctcctctataccatgtttcttgcaggatgacaatgtctgcattaccgatttctttggtgaagtccgggttcctgctctttaggccaaaggcagatgacctcagaccttggatattccaggatgatatagtgaaggctttttgttccataaagtgtccaatgttgttggtcggggtttggcctcaggccagtaagtgtgagcagagcctgctgagcatctggtacatgccgttggcttgggcgagtgtaagagtgggggttgggcctgtttgcccgctcactacctgggcgtatgtgtgacttccatgttgatgccctctttgcgggggtggggtgcatggggtgggcaggagtggcatgggtctgatctgagggggcctaaattgggtgtgggcatggttgatgtggggggggtgtgtgggtccaggggggggtcctggaggtcttggagggtgtctcgctggtctgggtggggtgtctattgatctgttgctcctgtgtgaagtgttggggcttcgtttgagagcgatgtcctttagagtccgggcaaaggtgggcactgctgccttgtagaggtggacctggtcatagaggctgttcaagtccagggtggagtggtgggccagaaaaacatttggttttgaggcacagtcacgggaaatgcttgcgtttacccgctgtattgtagcagggtggaagtcttttcgtggtagcagggtggagataaccacttgtgcgttggggaaagtagaagaagctttttcaatcactcccttcagtgctgtggccaccctttcctgctgtgctctcaggtcgtttgtgcctgtgtgtattattatgtggctaggtgagcctagtttgtcctcagacagaaggtctagggcgcgctgggtgtttggacaccagagtttagacactctctctctctctctctctctctctctctctctctctctctctctctctctccctccccctccatctccccctctttctctctcgctctccatctccctctctctttatcataATATCCAAACAGCTATAATCACTGCCCCTGGTACTATTTATAGGGTCATGGTTTATACAGAGGTTAAATagacttcacctctctctcttttgctctctctcttgctctctctctctctctctctatctctctctctctctctctctctctctctctctctctctctctctctctctctctctctctctctctctctctctctctctctctctctctctctctctctctctctccccccttttctGGCACTCTTCCAGATCTTCATTCTCTCGGCCAAATtacacacccctctcccctctccctctctctcattcagcATCCTGGCTAGATCTCAGGGTTTCATATTTGGAGGCCTTGCGATCGATACAGTGTGTCTGTGATTGGGTTGCCACGCGTGATTAATTTCTGTAACCTTGGTGATAGTTTGATGTGGAGTCTCTGGCTGAAACCCTATgtattatgtgtgagtgtgtgcagacAGGAGTGAGTGTGTGCAGACAGGAaaggaaagaaaaggagaggaagggaaaggcaaggagatgggtggagaggagtggagaggagtcgagaagagaggagagtaggggagaggagaggagaagaagggaaaggagtggagaggagaagaagggagagaagaggagaagaggggagaggtatCGATTGGCTGTAGCTCTGAGGCGCTGAGGCGCTGCTCTGAGGCGCTTCGCCCTCCTTAgtctctcctccatctttctctttttatctctccctctctcaggtaAAATAGTTTGGTGTTGATTTCAAATGATTGTGTGTTTAAAAAAAGTGATTATTTGACCCTAAATGTTCTCTTGGGTGTTTCTGTttatctctctttttccctctctccctatctctccctctctctccctctctctccctctctctccctttctctccttcccatctatctctgctctAGAACTCCATCCGCCACAACCTGTCCCTCCACACTCGGTTCATCCGTGTCCAGAATGAGGGGACGGGGAAGAGTTCCTGGTGGATGCTGAACCCAGAGGGAGGGAAGATGGGGAAGGGACCCCGACGACGCGCCGCCACAATCGACTGTCCCAACGGCACCAAGTACCTGAAGAGTAAAGGACGGGCCAGGGGTAAGAGGCCTGGAGCCGGAGCTGGCAGTGGAGCTGTTGGTCGGGGCAGGCGGCAGGGTTACGGCCTGGGTCAGGGGGCTCGACCGGGGATGCATCAGGGGTCTCCGGAGCACGGTAGTCCTGCAGGGAAGGGCGGAGtaggggtgggaggagaggagtatGATGCCTGGACGGATCTCCACTCCCGGACCTCCTCTTCGGCTTCGACACTTAGTGGCTGCCTTTCTCCCATCCTGGCCGAGGCTGAGCCAGATGAGCCAGAGGAGGGAGGCCTTTCCTGCTCCACCTCCCCCCGCCTCTATCCTAGCCCTACCGCAACTCGCTCCCCTGCCCTGGGCACTGGGGGGCACTGCCCTGGAACCTCCTTGGAGCTGCCCCAACTCACTGACCTGACTGGGGCTATCAGCCTGGAAGAGGGCTACCCCCACCCCCAGAACCACCCACAAACCCAGCCTCGTAATGGCTACCCCAGCCCCTACGGCACCGGCCCCAAGGGGGAAGGCTCCTACTGCGGCCCTGTCTACGGGCAGCCGTCCCTGGGCATGCTGCAGCTCCATGCCCCCATACCCATGCAGACCATTCAGGAGAACAAGCGAGCCAGCTTCCAGCGCCCCCTGAGGGCCTACTCAGAGAACAATGCCCTGCAGAGCCTGCTGACCGGAGGGCCTGGAGGTCCTCAGTACTGCAGTAAGGACATGGTCACACTGGGAGGGCAAGGAGGGGAGTCACACACGCTGCTGACCCAGGTAACCAACGGGGTTCACAGCCACAATCAGAGTCGCAGCAGCCACAATCATAGCCATAGCAACCATAATCATAATAACCATGAGCATGGACACAATTCAGGCCCACACAATGGTCACGGCTCAGTTCATGACCAGAACCCCAGCGGTCATCATCAGAATGGCCTCCGCAATCATGGTCAACCCAACCTGGACTATAACCATAGCCACAAACAACACCTCAGCCCGGCCACTGACTACAACCAGAGTCACAACCACAAACTGAACACAAGCCATGACCACACTCACCAGTCCAACCAGGGTCACCTCCACGGTCACCTCCAGGGTGGACCcagacctccagccctccaggcTCTTTCTCCCAGAGTCAACACAGACATCCTGCAGCCCTACAGCCTCAAAACCTCCACCCCAACTCCTAGCCTCTATGGCCCCCTCACCCCCCACCTCCCCACCCCCAACCCCTCGTCCCTTCCCCCCAACCCCGCCTCTGTTCTTGACATACACCAGGACCCCTGCCTCCGCCTGGCCTCCGCCCCGGCACCTCACCCCCACCCTCGCCACCAGCCCTACCCCGGTACCACCTACCACCAGGGTATAACTATGACTGACTCCTGGCATGGCTACTACCACCACACCCTCCACCCCACCCAGAACTACCAGGGACACCCCCACCACAGCACTCACCACCCCAGCCGCATGGCTCCAGACCTGGAATGTAACATAGACATTCTCCCCAGCAGCCTAGACTGTGACGTGGAGTCCATCCACCTCAATGACTTCATGGACACAGAGGGGATGGGGATGGACTTCAACTTTGATGGATCCCTGTCTCAAGGAGTGGGCATGGGCATGAGCATAGCTGCTTTCGCCGGAGCGCCGCAGGGACATCACAGCCAGAACTGGGTGCCTGGGTGAAGGGGATTGATCAGGGTAGCCTAAGGACCAATCAGGACACAGCAGAAAGGCTTTTACCCACAAGGCCGAGCtgcagaggtcagaggttagggatCAGGGTCGGAGCGTACCCTtggactgactgattgactgtgaTGCTTAATGCTCCAAGACAAAATAACTGAATGTGTCTTGTCATGTTGTTTCCTGAGGATCCCTTTAACTTTACAATCTAtgttctctcattctttctctccctctctgtgttctctttctCATTCCCTCTACACTCTAGTAGTGCCACAGCACCCTCCCAGCTTGTGCTATCCCCCTGGTTCATGTCTTTCAGTTTGTCTGCTCTACTTTATCAATAATTTCTTGGCCATCCATAAGCTCTCAAGCACTTTACATCCGTCGCTTTCAAAACAGATGCAGTATAACAAAGACCAGGGGAAAGTCAGTCTCTGTTGGCTTAAGTTGAATTTATGCAAACCCCTTTATTATCCATCTCTTCTTATAAAAACGAGAGAGGCGGTATCTTACTTGAGAACAGGATCAAACAACTGCATAAATAAATGGGTTCAGCGGGTTGAGATGCGGGTGCTTTTCAGAATGTTTTGCATACTGGTTGGAAAGTAGGGAGGTCGGgtggatggaaggagggatggatcCAGGGTAGGAAGAGGGGGTTGGCTGCACCAGGGTCAGTGCAAATTCTCCTTCTTCCTCAATGATGGAGGGATGAAAAgaggcagagatggagggatggattgaGGTTTGGGGTCAGGAGTTTTCCTTCTCCCTGGTGGTGTCACCCAccatagatggatggagggatggattgaGGTTTGGGGTCAGGAGTTCTCCTTCTCCCTGGTGGTGTCACCCAccatagagggatggaggaaaagaGGATAAATAGAGGATAGATTGAGGATAAGGGTGGTTGGTTGTTGTGTGCCCCAGTGTGGTCCAGGAGGACAGCCATCCATCAGACAGCCTTTGTCACCAACTAGTTAAATGCACGATCTCCTCTTTAATCTGTGGATGTGCGATGTGCGATGGTGTGCGATGGTGATGCATCACTATTGCAAATTTAATGTGTTGCTCCCCCCTCCCATTCTCCTCCATccggacacgcacgcacgcacgcacgcacgcacgcacgcacgcacgcacgcacgcacgcacgcacgcacgcacgcacacacacacacacacacacacacacacacacacacacacacacacacacacacacacacacacacacacacacacacacacacacacacacacacacacacacactccattcaCCTCCGGACAGACTGTGTCAAGGCTGAATGTGTTTTGGCCAAAGTGATGATTAAAGTCACTGTGCACTAAATagcggaggagggagggatggggaggaaaGAAGAAATGATAATATTCCCTCTGTGCCTCTTCCTCTCCATTTGGTGGATTTATGTAGCTTTCCCCATAATGAAATAAGGAGTGATCAGGTCCcatcctccctgcctccctgcctccctgcctcctatcatccctgcctccctgcctcccatcctccctgcctccctgcctgctctGCTTCCTGAAGAGGGTTCTCATTCAACCCCAGCCTGGCTGCTTCCTCCAGCTGACCAaccacacaacacaacagctTACTCAGTCTAGAGTATGTCCTAAATGGCGCCCTCCTAATTTTGGACCCTATTCCCTCTACACAGCACACATTTTGAACAGAGCCTCTAACGACATCAACTCAGTCATCGGTATTCAGTAACCATTAGTTAAATCTGAAGTGGTACAATATCTCCTACTGCACTAAAACCTAAgcctctggccaaaagtagtgccctaggtTTGCCCTAGGTTACTGTTGATGGACTTGATGTCCTCAGTCCTTTGACCTCAGTGCAGCCCCCTTTGTCCCATCCTCCATTCCATCTCTCACACTGGAGTTTAGGAGTTTAAAGCCTGACATGTTTTACACTAGTGAATTGGCACACTGATTAACACAGTCAGCAAGATAACAATTATTTGGTGCTATCTTCCCTTCACAggccctttcctcctctctctctctctctctctctctctctctctctctctctctctctctctctctctctctctctctctctctctctctctctctctctctctctctctctctctctctctctctctttctctctctctctctctctttctctctcatgtttgctctctgtctttctgtctctttgtctctctctctcgctccctccgtctctcttctTCTATCACATCCTCTCATCCAGAGGTTAGATTGAGGGGAAACAACAATAATTAACCGGCTAAAGAGATCAATTAATtatcatttttatttaatccaagTGGTGGTGTTTTCTCATCTCATCTTCATGGCACCAGGTCATAATTCTCTCCGTTCAGAAAGCACAAGGGAGGTTTTTTGAGTTTGAGGTTATGTGCGTCCATTGAGAGGGGAAAGAAACAGTGCTTGAACAACAAGGTCCtcctctagtctggtcccagatcacaTTGTGTTAAATGTACAAAGAGCACAGGAGTGGTTGGCTAtaaacaaacagatctgggatcaatCTAGTCCTTCCCCACTCCTCTCTTCAGATTTCTATCTGTTGCATCGGTCTGGCTTTACTTTGCTGTTGTCTGTTTTTTTGTGGTCGTTCTGTTCTGTGATCGTCAGTGAGGTCCTTTGTCTTGATAGGGTGCTTTTTGTTCGCAGCATTTTTATtctaaaggggagagagagagtccttgAGTCTTTTCATAGCACCTgctatgagagagagaaaggttgagaggcagagaaggagagatattTTTAGGGTAGAGGCTAGAAGGGAGGTAGAGGGACAAGGAGAGAACGAGGCAGAGAAAgttagagagatgggggaggctagaagggaggtagagggaaggagagagagaggagtaagagagagagagagagaggcagactgtGAGACAGTAATATTTTCCAGCCGAGTAGCTTCCTGTGGAACTGGCCATTTGAATCATGCCAAATGTCAAGTGCTACTCTGCTGGCACCAACACACTATGATCAGATAACCATGCTTCTGCTCTGATCAGATAACCATGCTTCTGCTCTGATCAGATAACCATGCTTTTGTTCTGATCAGATAACCATGCTTCTGTTCTGATCAGATAACCATGCTTCTGCTCTGATCAGATAACCATGCTTCTGTTCTGATCAGATAACCATGCTTCTGCTCTGATCAGATAACCATGCTTCTGTTCTGATCAGATAACCATGCTTCTGTTCTGATCAGATAACCATGCTTCTGTTCTGATCAGATAACCATGCTTCTGTTCTGATCAGATAACCATGCTTCTGCTCTGATCAGATAACCATGCTTCTGTTCTGATCAGATAACCATGCTTCTGCTCTCATCAGATAACCATGCTTCTGTTCTGATCAGATAACCATGCTTCTGTTCTGATCAGATAACCATGCTTCTGTTCTGATCAGATAACCATGCTTCTGCTCTGATCAGATAACCATGCTTCTGTTCTGATCAGATAACCATGCTTCTGCTCTGATCAGATAACCATGCTTCTGTTCTGATCAAAGAGGAACAAAGATGGGCATCTTCACAGGGTTTTCTCTTCCTTTCATTCGTCCTTTCTTTCTTTTTGACTTGAGATGGCCTATTGTAATATTGTAAACTCGACTGTAATTTCGTATCTGGCCCCAGCGTGTGCTTGCTTGTGtgttgag contains the following coding sequences:
- the LOC139558415 gene encoding forkhead box protein O3-like, with product MLMMEKNGMDAHQVGINLEYELEGRPRSCTWPLPPCPEDFPRGVDEANRGLPLASIKLEQLQYNVPACRGGAAEGRGGAPVELKHPAGAPVPIAPGAPTCMSGASLDVTGQLRKAKSSRRNAWGNQSYADLITRAIESVPEKRLTLSQVYDWMVRFVPYFKDKGDSNSSAGWKNSIRHNLSLHTRFIRVQNEGTGKSSWWMLNPEGGKMGKGPRRRAATIDCPNGTKYLKSKGRARGKRPGAGAGSGAVGRGRRQGYGLGQGARPGMHQGSPEHGSPAGKGGVGVGGEEYDAWTDLHSRTSSSASTLSGCLSPILAEAEPDEPEEGGLSCSTSPRLYPSPTATRSPALGTGGHCPGTSLELPQLTDLTGAISLEEGYPHPQNHPQTQPRNGYPSPYGTGPKGEGSYCGPVYGQPSLGMLQLHAPIPMQTIQENKRASFQRPLRAYSENNALQSLLTGGPGGPQYCSKDMVTLGGQGGESHTLLTQVTNGVHSHNQSRSSHNHSHSNHNHNNHEHGHNSGPHNGHGSVHDQNPSGHHQNGLRNHGQPNLDYNHSHKQHLSPATDYNQSHNHKLNTSHDHTHQSNQGHLHGHLQGGPRPPALQALSPRVNTDILQPYSLKTSTPTPSLYGPLTPHLPTPNPSSLPPNPASVLDIHQDPCLRLASAPAPHPHPRHQPYPGTTYHQGITMTDSWHGYYHHTLHPTQNYQGHPHHSTHHPSRMAPDLECNIDILPSSLDCDVESIHLNDFMDTEGMGMDFNFDGSLSQGVGMGMSIAAFAGAPQGHHSQNWVPG